Proteins found in one Chloroflexota bacterium genomic segment:
- a CDS encoding tyrosine recombinase XerC, with the protein MQQGHTRQHPARSAHAGATVVERERPEFPGDPGSGHWARPIAERLRIHLQAQRGLTPYTVRNYLTDLLPFWQFLDDRGITDLSTLDRPMLRTYLHWLLTDARPMNGGRHEPPATRRGALGYVPKSVTRKLSALRTLFAWLKRQGDVPNDPTALLSTARTQRRLPTFLDVEEATTLVEEPEPDTPAGLRDRAVLEVLYGAGLRVSELTGLDVSDVYLDQRQAKVLGKGSKERMVLLGGKAANAVDSYLRHGRPELRAARDGGALFLNKSGGRLTSRSVQKLVRNYAVRSGLDTRVHPHTLRHSFATHLLDGGADLRVVQEFLGHSSPTTTEIYTHVTQAAARRTYVSAHPRARRGG; encoded by the coding sequence ATGCAGCAAGGGCACACCCGACAACACCCCGCCCGTTCAGCGCACGCTGGTGCGACGGTCGTGGAGCGCGAGCGGCCCGAGTTCCCCGGCGACCCGGGCAGCGGCCACTGGGCGCGGCCCATCGCCGAGCGACTGCGCATCCACCTGCAGGCGCAGCGCGGGCTGACGCCATACACCGTTCGCAACTACCTGACGGACCTGCTCCCTTTCTGGCAATTCCTCGACGACCGCGGCATCACGGACCTCTCGACGCTCGACCGGCCGATGCTGCGAACCTACCTGCACTGGCTGCTGACTGACGCCCGCCCCATGAACGGCGGCCGCCACGAGCCCCCTGCCACCCGACGCGGCGCCCTCGGCTACGTGCCCAAGAGCGTGACCCGCAAGCTGAGCGCCCTGCGCACGCTATTTGCATGGCTGAAGCGGCAGGGCGACGTCCCCAACGACCCGACGGCCCTCCTCTCCACCGCCCGCACGCAGCGCCGCCTGCCGACGTTCCTCGACGTCGAGGAGGCCACCACGCTCGTCGAGGAGCCGGAACCCGACACGCCCGCCGGCCTGCGCGACCGCGCGGTGCTCGAGGTCCTCTACGGCGCCGGCCTCCGCGTCAGCGAGCTCACCGGCCTCGATGTCTCCGACGTTTACCTCGATCAGCGTCAGGCCAAGGTGCTGGGCAAGGGATCAAAGGAGCGGATGGTGCTGCTTGGCGGCAAAGCGGCCAACGCTGTCGACTCGTACCTGCGTCATGGACGCCCCGAACTCCGGGCGGCGCGGGACGGCGGCGCGCTCTTCCTCAACAAGAGCGGCGGCCGGCTGACCTCACGCAGCGTGCAGAAGCTCGTGCGCAACTACGCCGTCCGCTCCGGCCTCGATACCCGCGTGCACCCGCACACGCTGCGCCACTCGTTTGCGACGCACCTCCTCGACGGCGGCGCGGACCTCCGCGTGGTGCAGGAGTTCCTCGGCCATTCGAGTCCCACGACCACCGAGATCTATACCCACGTCACACAGGCGGCCGCGCGCCGCACCTACGTGTCGGCGCACCCGAGGGCGCGCCGCGGCGGGTAG
- the topA gene encoding type I DNA topoisomerase has protein sequence MAKDLVIVESPTKARTIERILGNKHTVMASLGHVRDLPLRGLGVDVERNFEPSYVVEPDGGSRRGERGGRARQSKTELVEEIAAAAAKAPTVFLATDPDREGEAISWHLLEALRERKVVPKKTQRVVFHEITESAVNEAFSHPRDIDMDLVDAQQARRVLDRLVGYKLSPLVGKHLMYRGLTAGRVQSAALRIVVDRELEIEAFVPVESWSIEAALRKSDVKDAVEFAARLHSRQGDRKALTIPDEAAATSVLADLKGATFKVADVRKRPVKQRPSAPFITSTMQQEAWRKLRFSARKAMSVAQSLYEGVNLGSEGAVGLITYMRTDSTNLAASALAETRDYIKREYGERYVPSKPRAFASKVKGAQEAHEAIRPTSSMRTPESLKRHLSADQFRMYDLIWKRTVACQMADAEVERTTADIDAAAESRPAYLFRATGSVLTFPGFRALYLEGRDEASEDDDSKMLPPLAAGDALSCKSLMPAQHFTEPPPRFSEATLVRALEERGIGRPSTYAAIVSTIQERDYVKRDQGRLVPTPIGRRVNDFLNEHFNQVVNLDFTAKLEEELDEVAQGSRDWRALLGDFYGPFSSSLEATAGAAPRSGIAAGEDCDLCGKPMILKKNRWGRTFMSCSGFPECRNAKPVPTEGAAPEPAEPEITDELCEKCGRPMALKKNRWGSSFLSCTGFPRCKNAKPILVKTGVACPKCGGDLIERQARRGSRRSTFYGCANYPSCNFTVNQQPLTEPCPECESLMVRRGKQGTKCTNCAYQGKFEQEPEAATAEA, from the coding sequence ATGGCAAAGGACCTGGTAATCGTAGAGTCGCCGACAAAGGCGCGGACCATAGAGCGCATCCTGGGGAACAAGCACACGGTGATGGCGTCCCTGGGCCATGTGCGCGACCTGCCCCTCCGAGGCCTTGGCGTCGACGTTGAGCGCAACTTTGAGCCCAGCTACGTAGTCGAACCTGACGGGGGTTCGAGGCGCGGGGAACGCGGCGGTCGCGCCCGGCAGAGCAAGACCGAACTGGTCGAGGAGATCGCCGCCGCCGCCGCCAAGGCCCCAACGGTGTTCCTCGCGACAGACCCCGACCGCGAAGGCGAGGCCATCTCCTGGCACCTGCTGGAAGCCCTCCGGGAGCGCAAGGTGGTGCCGAAGAAGACCCAGCGCGTCGTCTTCCACGAGATCACCGAGTCCGCGGTGAACGAGGCCTTCAGCCACCCGCGCGACATCGACATGGACCTCGTCGACGCGCAGCAGGCCCGCCGGGTGCTCGACCGGCTTGTCGGCTACAAGCTCAGCCCCCTTGTCGGCAAGCACCTGATGTACCGGGGGCTGACGGCCGGGCGCGTGCAGTCCGCCGCGCTCCGCATCGTCGTCGACCGCGAGCTGGAGATTGAGGCCTTCGTCCCCGTTGAGAGCTGGTCCATTGAGGCCGCGCTCCGCAAGTCCGACGTGAAGGACGCCGTCGAGTTCGCCGCACGGCTGCACTCCCGGCAGGGTGACCGCAAGGCGCTCACCATCCCCGACGAGGCGGCCGCCACCTCCGTCCTGGCCGACTTGAAGGGCGCGACGTTCAAGGTGGCCGACGTTCGGAAACGGCCGGTAAAGCAGCGGCCCTCCGCCCCGTTCATCACCAGCACGATGCAGCAGGAGGCGTGGCGCAAGCTGCGCTTCTCCGCGCGCAAGGCCATGTCTGTGGCGCAGTCGCTCTATGAGGGCGTCAACCTCGGCAGCGAGGGCGCCGTCGGCCTCATCACCTACATGCGCACGGACTCCACGAACCTCGCGGCCTCGGCCCTCGCCGAGACGCGCGACTACATCAAGCGGGAGTACGGCGAGCGCTACGTGCCCTCGAAGCCGCGCGCGTTCGCGAGCAAGGTGAAGGGCGCGCAGGAGGCCCACGAGGCCATCCGCCCGACGTCCTCAATGCGCACTCCGGAATCGCTCAAGCGCCACCTCTCCGCCGACCAGTTCCGGATGTACGACCTCATCTGGAAGCGCACCGTCGCCTGCCAGATGGCGGACGCCGAGGTGGAGCGCACCACCGCCGACATCGACGCCGCGGCGGAGTCCAGGCCCGCCTACCTCTTCCGCGCGACGGGATCAGTGCTTACCTTCCCCGGCTTCCGCGCGCTGTACCTGGAGGGCCGCGACGAGGCGTCGGAGGACGATGACTCGAAGATGCTGCCTCCCCTCGCGGCCGGCGATGCGCTCAGTTGCAAGTCGCTGATGCCGGCCCAGCACTTCACGGAGCCGCCGCCCCGCTTCTCGGAGGCAACGCTGGTGCGCGCGCTCGAGGAGCGCGGCATCGGGCGGCCCAGCACCTACGCCGCCATCGTCTCGACCATCCAGGAGCGCGACTACGTGAAGCGCGACCAGGGGCGCCTTGTCCCGACGCCCATCGGCCGCCGGGTCAACGACTTCCTGAACGAGCACTTCAACCAGGTAGTCAACCTCGACTTCACCGCCAAGCTGGAGGAGGAACTCGACGAGGTCGCGCAGGGATCCCGCGACTGGCGGGCGCTGCTCGGCGATTTCTACGGGCCCTTCTCCTCCAGCCTCGAGGCCACGGCGGGCGCCGCGCCGCGCTCGGGCATCGCCGCGGGCGAGGACTGCGACCTGTGCGGCAAACCCATGATCCTGAAGAAGAACCGCTGGGGCCGCACCTTCATGTCCTGCAGCGGCTTCCCGGAGTGCCGCAACGCCAAGCCCGTCCCAACTGAGGGCGCGGCCCCCGAACCCGCCGAGCCGGAAATCACCGACGAGCTCTGCGAGAAGTGCGGCAGACCAATGGCCCTCAAGAAGAACCGGTGGGGGTCCAGCTTCCTTTCCTGCACCGGCTTCCCGCGGTGCAAGAACGCCAAGCCCATCCTGGTCAAAACGGGCGTCGCATGCCCCAAGTGCGGCGGCGACCTGATTGAGCGCCAGGCCAGGCGGGGCTCGCGCCGCTCCACATTCTACGGCTGCGCCAACTACCCCTCGTGCAACTTCACCGTCAACCAGCAGCCCCTGACCGAGCCGTGCCCGGAGTGCGAGAGTCTCATGGTGCGGCGCGGCAAGCAGGGAACGAAGTGCACAAACTGCGCCTACCAGGGCAAGTTCGAGCAGGAGCCGGAGGCCGCGACCGCGGAGGCCTAG
- the dprA gene encoding DNA-processing protein DprA codes for MDDIKYWVAFSRIPSIGTVRMRLLEAAFPTMREAWEAPASTLKAAGLTASVLQQVTSRRSAIDPDRGMEQLNQAGVRAVNWHDADYPAALKEIYDPPPVLYFKGGFTPEDTCGVSVVGTRRASAYGREACASLVRDLAAAGVTIISGLARGIDAIAHTTALDSGGRTIAVMGTGVDVIYPADHKQLALRVAENGALVSEYPLGVRPDSRNFPRRNRLLSGLSLGVLVVEAPMDSGVMHTVRFALDQGRDVFAVPGSIFSPTSLGANRLVQDGAKLVTDAADVLEELNVMRLDQQPALPGFMPMPVPEGIEAEVLQHIGAEPIHIDEVRRQSALPVANVSSTLSLLEIKGLVKQVGAMRYIRVMETAARYGAAR; via the coding sequence ATGGATGACATCAAATACTGGGTGGCCTTCTCCCGCATCCCCTCAATCGGCACCGTGCGGATGCGGTTGCTGGAGGCCGCTTTCCCGACCATGCGAGAGGCATGGGAGGCGCCGGCCTCGACGCTCAAGGCCGCCGGGCTCACCGCAAGCGTGCTGCAGCAAGTGACTTCGCGACGCTCCGCCATCGACCCGGACCGCGGGATGGAGCAGCTCAATCAGGCGGGCGTCCGTGCCGTCAACTGGCATGATGCCGATTACCCCGCCGCGCTCAAGGAGATCTACGATCCGCCCCCCGTGCTCTACTTCAAGGGCGGCTTCACTCCCGAGGACACGTGCGGCGTCTCCGTGGTGGGCACGCGCCGGGCGTCGGCCTACGGCCGCGAGGCTTGCGCGTCCCTGGTGAGGGACCTCGCGGCAGCTGGCGTCACGATCATCAGCGGCCTCGCGCGGGGCATCGACGCCATCGCGCACACGACGGCGCTCGATTCCGGCGGCCGCACCATTGCCGTCATGGGAACGGGCGTAGATGTCATCTACCCCGCCGACCACAAGCAGCTGGCGCTGCGCGTCGCCGAAAACGGCGCGCTGGTGTCCGAGTACCCGCTTGGCGTCCGACCCGACTCGCGCAACTTCCCCCGCCGGAACCGGCTGCTGAGCGGGCTGTCGCTGGGGGTGCTTGTCGTCGAGGCGCCGATGGACAGCGGCGTCATGCACACGGTGCGGTTCGCGCTCGACCAGGGCCGCGACGTCTTCGCCGTGCCCGGCAGCATCTTCTCGCCCACCAGCCTCGGCGCGAACCGGCTGGTTCAGGACGGCGCCAAGCTGGTGACCGACGCCGCCGACGTTTTGGAGGAGCTGAACGTGATGCGGCTGGATCAGCAGCCGGCGTTGCCCGGCTTCATGCCCATGCCCGTGCCCGAGGGCATCGAGGCGGAGGTGCTGCAGCACATCGGCGCGGAGCCCATCCACATCGACGAGGTGCGGCGGCAGTCGGCGCTGCCTGTCGCCAATGTCAGCAGCACGCTTTCCCTACTGGAAATCAAGGGACTGGTCAAGCAGGTGGGCGCAATGCGTTATATTAGAGTGATGGAAACGGCCGCCCGGTACGGAGCGGCCCGCTAG
- a CDS encoding helix-turn-helix domain-containing protein, which translates to MQSQTVSVWFDRDGDMLEVLWGFREGIFVPTEDDRILKRLDDNGDVVGFLVHEFSTMAQSDPFEFRLEGEPEAAVPSAVTVKWAAAELGVSDRRIRELAKQGRVLGASKAGHEWLIPTPIQVLQGLRGPTGAAQRVAESSPTYRPTRASAAPSEQPPPRRGQRRTRTTTRDK; encoded by the coding sequence ATGCAGAGCCAAACGGTCTCGGTGTGGTTTGACCGCGATGGGGACATGCTTGAGGTCCTTTGGGGCTTCCGCGAGGGGATCTTCGTGCCAACGGAGGACGACCGCATTCTCAAGCGCCTGGATGACAATGGCGATGTGGTCGGCTTTCTGGTCCACGAGTTCAGCACAATGGCCCAGAGCGACCCCTTTGAGTTCAGGCTGGAAGGGGAACCGGAGGCCGCTGTTCCGTCCGCAGTCACGGTGAAATGGGCCGCAGCGGAGCTTGGTGTCTCAGACCGCCGGATACGAGAGCTCGCCAAGCAAGGCCGGGTGCTGGGGGCCTCCAAAGCGGGGCATGAGTGGCTCATCCCGACGCCAATTCAGGTCCTCCAGGGATTAAGGGGGCCGACGGGCGCCGCTCAGCGTGTGGCTGAGTCGTCGCCGACTTATCGCCCCACGCGGGCCTCTGCTGCTCCATCAGAGCAACCGCCTCCGAGAAGGGGGCAGAGGCGCACCAGGACGACCACCCGGGATAAGTAG
- a CDS encoding AMP-binding protein, with translation MQRADHARASVGGTIVEFLRRCVDAHGNRDALLFKPGFRYQRWSYARLWKESGQVASLLQSRGLGKGDQAILWGPNSPHWVLIFFGCLRAGVVVVPLDLRSAPDYVERVISRVSPKLAFTSRYTPRGDAELGAPEITFEELEDAIEGLPDPDPVEVGPDDLVEIMFTSGTTGDPKGVMLTHRNLAANIEGISQYITCAPTSKLLSILPLSHMYEQMGGLLTALHFGASVTYPTSRQPTVLARTMRERRVTTMLLVPQALELLMNGIEREVRRQGKEALWSKLLKVAEKTPFPLRRRLFGRVHRQFGGKLDFIVSGGAALDPELGRKWELLGVKIVQGYGATEASPVISNHTLRERRPDSVGRPLPNVEVRISDDGEILARGDNISPGYWNAPEQTASAFKNGWYCTGDVGDFDNEGYLHIRGRVKDMIVLSSGQNVYPDDIQAVLNRHPNVTDSAVVGLPRGSSVEVHAALILNDNADPETIVSWANEQLGEHQRVRGVTVWPDEDFPRTHTLKVRKPLLIDRLQGNAAPPQAATAPTAASGGREGGRSLVDIIAEVARIDASAVGPNMTLGDDLNLDSLGRVELLSAIEADLGAYLDENQVGPRTTVRQLENVLEEGANNPPLTRFPGWGMHWWCRMARGALQRLLVFPLLKLPYGLKVTGREHLQGIDGPVLFASNHHLGLDNPLIIKAVPHAWRRRLAIAGAASLWKNPVFWVINPLLGNGFPIAQEGPVRPSLENMGKILDNGWSVLIYPEGKLTVGGPIKPFMNGTGMVAVEGRLPVVPLKLHIHRLGAPVRFPALKRGSVEVRFGEPLTFSPVTPYQEATNAIEQAVRDL, from the coding sequence ATGCAGCGGGCAGACCACGCCAGGGCCTCGGTTGGCGGCACTATTGTCGAGTTTCTCAGGCGTTGCGTAGACGCCCACGGCAACCGTGACGCGCTGCTCTTCAAGCCGGGCTTCCGGTACCAGCGCTGGTCCTACGCCCGGCTCTGGAAGGAGTCGGGGCAGGTGGCCTCGCTGCTCCAAAGCCGGGGCCTGGGCAAGGGCGATCAGGCAATCCTGTGGGGCCCGAACTCGCCGCATTGGGTGCTCATCTTCTTCGGGTGCCTGCGGGCAGGCGTCGTGGTGGTCCCGTTGGACCTTCGCAGCGCGCCGGACTACGTCGAGCGTGTGATCTCCAGGGTGTCGCCAAAGCTTGCCTTCACGTCACGCTACACTCCCAGGGGCGACGCAGAGCTCGGCGCTCCCGAAATCACGTTCGAGGAGCTGGAGGACGCCATCGAGGGGCTCCCGGACCCCGACCCGGTGGAGGTAGGGCCCGACGACCTCGTGGAGATCATGTTCACCTCCGGCACCACCGGCGACCCGAAGGGCGTCATGCTGACGCACCGGAACCTCGCCGCCAACATCGAGGGCATCTCGCAGTACATAACCTGCGCACCGACCAGCAAGCTCCTCTCCATCCTGCCGTTGAGCCATATGTACGAGCAGATGGGCGGCCTGCTTACGGCACTGCATTTCGGGGCCAGCGTCACCTATCCCACCAGCAGGCAGCCGACGGTGCTCGCCCGCACGATGCGCGAGCGCCGGGTGACGACCATGCTCCTTGTCCCGCAGGCGCTGGAGCTCCTGATGAACGGCATCGAGCGGGAGGTCAGACGCCAAGGCAAGGAAGCCCTCTGGTCAAAGCTGCTGAAGGTGGCGGAGAAGACGCCCTTCCCGCTGAGGCGGCGCCTCTTTGGGCGCGTGCACAGGCAGTTCGGCGGAAAGCTCGACTTCATCGTGTCCGGCGGAGCGGCCCTGGACCCGGAGCTGGGCAGGAAGTGGGAGCTGCTCGGCGTCAAGATCGTGCAGGGCTACGGCGCGACGGAGGCCTCGCCCGTCATCAGCAACCACACCCTTCGCGAGCGCAGGCCGGACTCGGTGGGGCGTCCACTACCGAACGTCGAGGTGCGCATCAGCGACGACGGCGAGATCCTTGCTCGCGGCGACAACATTTCACCCGGCTACTGGAACGCGCCGGAGCAGACGGCCTCGGCATTCAAGAACGGCTGGTACTGCACCGGCGACGTGGGGGACTTCGACAACGAGGGCTACCTGCACATCCGGGGCCGCGTCAAGGACATGATCGTCCTGTCCAGCGGGCAGAACGTCTACCCCGACGACATTCAGGCGGTGCTCAACCGGCATCCCAATGTGACGGATTCGGCGGTGGTGGGCTTGCCGCGGGGAAGCTCGGTGGAAGTCCATGCCGCCCTGATTCTCAATGACAACGCCGACCCGGAGACCATCGTCTCCTGGGCCAACGAACAGCTCGGAGAGCACCAGCGCGTCAGGGGCGTCACGGTCTGGCCGGACGAGGACTTTCCGCGCACCCACACGCTGAAGGTGCGAAAGCCGCTGCTGATCGACAGGCTCCAGGGCAACGCCGCTCCGCCGCAGGCGGCAACGGCGCCCACGGCGGCATCCGGGGGCAGAGAGGGAGGGCGGAGTCTCGTCGACATCATCGCCGAGGTTGCAAGGATCGATGCCTCGGCCGTCGGGCCGAACATGACGTTGGGCGACGACCTCAACCTCGATTCCCTCGGCAGGGTCGAGCTGCTCTCGGCAATCGAGGCGGACCTCGGCGCGTACCTTGATGAGAACCAGGTAGGCCCCAGGACCACCGTCCGGCAGTTGGAGAATGTGCTGGAGGAGGGCGCGAACAACCCGCCCCTCACCCGGTTCCCGGGCTGGGGCATGCACTGGTGGTGCCGCATGGCCAGGGGCGCGCTCCAGCGATTGCTTGTGTTTCCGTTGCTCAAGCTCCCCTATGGCCTGAAAGTCACGGGACGGGAGCACTTGCAGGGCATCGACGGCCCCGTACTCTTCGCGTCCAACCACCATCTGGGCCTGGACAACCCGCTCATCATCAAGGCAGTCCCACACGCATGGCGCCGGCGGTTGGCGATTGCCGGCGCGGCCTCCCTCTGGAAGAACCCAGTGTTCTGGGTCATAAATCCGCTCCTGGGCAACGGGTTTCCCATCGCGCAGGAAGGGCCGGTCCGGCCAAGCCTTGAGAACATGGGGAAGATCCTGGACAACGGGTGGTCGGTGCTCATCTACCCTGAAGGCAAGCTCACCGTCGGCGGCCCCATCAAGCCCTTCATGAACGGCACCGGCATGGTCGCCGTGGAAGGCAGGCTGCCCGTCGTGCCGCTCAAGCTTCACATCCACCGGCTGGGCGCGCCGGTCCGGTTCCCGGCCCTCAAGCGCGGTTCCGTGGAGGTCCGCTTCGGCGAGCCGTTGACGTTCTCCCCCGTCACGCCGTACCAGGAGGCCACAAACGCCATAGAGCAAGCCGTCCGCGATCTGTAG
- a CDS encoding MBL fold metallo-hydrolase, whose protein sequence is MKLGNPIRIADGVFQLRAIGARVTVLTAGGGAILVDAGMRGSSPLILGGLQAMDLTIDDVKTIVITHRHPDHAAGAAELIAGREIAVMAHPLEAGVLSGWEDHPSPFQNKLMARVARPVIDKLNASPTQVDVALEDGDVIPFAFPVRVVHLPGHTRGSIALHLPEQRVVIIGDALQYKLAWKLSPPAVDVTEDPKQAMESLQGLLRLDFDAICFSHFPPMRSGGHAALTAMLRQRAA, encoded by the coding sequence TTGAAGCTGGGCAACCCAATCCGCATCGCCGATGGCGTGTTTCAGCTCCGGGCCATAGGCGCCAGGGTCACGGTGCTCACCGCCGGCGGTGGGGCGATACTCGTGGACGCCGGCATGAGGGGCAGCTCCCCGCTGATTCTGGGCGGCCTGCAAGCAATGGACCTGACCATTGACGACGTCAAGACCATCGTCATCACCCACCGCCACCCCGACCACGCCGCCGGGGCAGCCGAGCTCATCGCCGGGCGGGAGATCGCCGTGATGGCCCATCCCCTGGAGGCCGGCGTCCTCTCCGGCTGGGAGGACCACCCCAGCCCGTTCCAGAACAAGCTGATGGCGCGGGTCGCCCGCCCGGTCATCGACAAACTGAACGCCAGCCCCACCCAGGTCGACGTTGCGCTGGAGGATGGCGACGTCATTCCGTTCGCCTTTCCCGTGCGAGTGGTGCACCTTCCGGGGCACACCAGGGGCAGCATCGCGCTCCACCTGCCGGAGCAGAGGGTTGTCATCATAGGCGACGCGCTCCAGTACAAGCTCGCCTGGAAGCTCAGCCCTCCCGCAGTCGATGTCACGGAAGACCCCAAGCAGGCGATGGAGTCGTTGCAAGGACTCCTGCGCCTGGACTTCGACGCCATCTGCTTCAGCCACTTCCCCCCAATGCGCAGCGGGGGCCACGCAGCCCTCACCGCCATGCTGCGCCAACGCGCGGCCTGA
- a CDS encoding alpha/beta fold hydrolase has translation MLADLIAVTTSDGITLTGAYFAPADTGRPLPVDSALPVDAVLFFHGDTGHFYGSLYLDLGQRMAEQGIAFLPANRRGHDHVANGVRGGPLAGYAFESVDDSRADFAAWLGLLRERGHRRIAIGGHSGGAVRAAYAQAAERFEGVVAVIPVSPGEYNHEGVIALHGEDFAGPFRESERNVAEGRPDVLVRPGVPWGSTWSARAFVDCFNQDNRYSVTRHAANTDCPTLFIFGSEECAVGGPQELPVCGAARRGLEAAAYPHVEVRVIDGAAHGYMGREADLFRTMLGWLSAL, from the coding sequence ATGCTTGCAGACCTGATTGCCGTCACAACGTCTGACGGCATTACGCTGACCGGCGCATACTTCGCGCCCGCCGACACGGGCCGGCCGCTTCCGGTGGATTCAGCGCTTCCGGTGGATGCGGTGCTGTTCTTTCACGGCGATACCGGCCACTTCTACGGTAGCTTGTACCTCGATCTGGGGCAGCGGATGGCGGAGCAGGGCATTGCCTTTCTCCCAGCCAACCGCCGCGGCCACGACCACGTCGCCAACGGCGTCCGGGGCGGCCCCCTCGCCGGCTACGCCTTCGAGTCCGTCGACGACTCGCGCGCCGATTTCGCGGCGTGGCTGGGGTTGCTGCGCGAGCGTGGACACCGCCGCATCGCCATCGGCGGGCACAGCGGCGGGGCCGTCCGCGCCGCCTACGCGCAGGCAGCCGAGCGGTTCGAGGGCGTCGTGGCGGTCATACCGGTGTCGCCCGGCGAGTACAACCATGAGGGCGTCATCGCGCTGCACGGCGAGGATTTCGCAGGGCCGTTCCGGGAGTCGGAGCGCAACGTCGCCGAGGGCCGTCCCGACGTGTTGGTCCGTCCGGGGGTGCCGTGGGGGTCTACGTGGAGCGCACGAGCCTTCGTCGACTGCTTCAATCAGGACAACCGCTACAGCGTGACCAGGCACGCGGCGAACACGGACTGCCCAACACTCTTCATATTCGGCTCGGAGGAGTGCGCCGTCGGCGGGCCGCAGGAGCTCCCGGTGTGCGGCGCAGCCCGGCGCGGCCTGGAGGCGGCCGCCTACCCGCACGTTGAAGTCCGCGTGATTGACGGGGCCGCCCACGGCTACATGGGCCGCGAGGCGGATCTGTTCCGGACGATGCTTGGCTGGCTGAGCGCGCTGTAG